The Atribacterota bacterium genome segment TGCTGAGAAGAATGAATATATATTGAAATTTATTGCTCAAGCCGGGGAGCTACAGAAATCACTTGATTTAACTGCCAAAGTTACCGGAACTTATACTTTAAAATTAGGAACAGAAACTGGAAATCTTAAACTTTCGGCTGTTGCCGGTGAAGAAAAAGAATACTACTTCTATATTTGGAATGAAGGTTCAGCATCTATTGACAATATCAGTTTTGTAAGCAGTGTTCCGGAAGGATGGGATGTAAAATTTAATCCAGATAAAATTGAAGAACTGCCATCCTTGGCACAAACCCAGAAACCAGAAAAAGTCACTATGACAATAAGTGTCCCTCAAAATACATTACCAGGTGATTATATGATAACCGTTAATGCCAGTGGAACACAGGATATAAAGAAAATTGATTTCAGAACCACCGTAAATGTTCCAACAAAATGGGGATGGATCGGTGTAGCTATTATAATTGCAATACTTGCCATCCTGTTTGGTATATTTGTTAAATTAAGACGTAGATAAAAAAAGAATAAATTGCAGGGGGTGCAGAAATGAATAATATTCAGGCTGTTTTGGAAACAAAACAATTAACAAAAAAATATAACGGAACACCGGTGGTGAATAATTTGAATATAAAAATTAACCAGGGTGAAATATTTGGTTTTCTTGGTCCGAATGGTGCCGGAAAAACAACTACTATATTGATGATATTGGGTTTGACTGAGCCAAGCTCTGGAGAAGTAAATGTTTTTGGTTATAATTCAACAAAAGAACCTTTACAGGTTAAAAGAATTACCAGCTATCTTCCGGAGAAAGTAGGATTTTATGAAGATATGAGTGCTTTTGAAAATCTATCCTATATTGCCCGGTTAAATCATATTCCCGAAAAAAAAGCAAAAGATACTATAGATGAAGTGCTTAATTTAGTAGGGTTAAAAGATGTAACAAATGTTGAAGTTGGCAAATTTTCCAAGGGAATGAAACAAAGACTGGGGATTGGTACCGTATTCATAAAAAAGCCAAAACTGGCAATTTTGGATGAGCCGACGACGGGAATCGATCCCAAAGGCGTTGAGGAAATATTAGATCTCATAATTAAAATTAACAAGGAAGAGAACATTACTATATTCCTATGTTCTCATTTGCTCTATCAGGTTCAGAAAATCTGCAGCAAGATCGGCATTTTCTCAAAAGGGAAGATGGTTGCAAATGGTTCCCTGGAAGAAATAAGCAAGGAGATATTACCTGAAAAAAGTAACAGATTGGAAATTAGTTACCAGGAAGATAAAGATGTTATAAGATTAATTCAGGATATCCAAAAAATTGATGGCATTCTAAGGGTTGAAAAAAGGGCAAAAGAACTTTCACTGGAGCAAATATATACAAAATACTTTAGGGAGGAATCTTAATCATGTCTGGTTTAAACATTATTTATTGGAAAGAGTTGGCTGATTATTTGGGAAGCAAAAAGTTTATTATAATATTCATGATTGTTGCTCTAACAGCTGGTTCGATTATTTTTGTTTTAAGTCAAAATATCAGTAATGATGTAAACCAGTTTGCAGGTGAGAATCTTTTCCTGAAATTATTTACATTTTCAGGTGGGACACTTCCTTCCTTTATTTTCTTTGTAAGCTTTTTTGGACCATTAATTGGAATCATATTTGGGTTTGATGCTATTAATAGTGAGAGAACAAGCGGAACAATGAGCACTGTGTTATCACAACCGGTATATCGTGATGCCTTGATAAACGGTAAATTTCTTGCTGGGTTAACTACTATTGCAGTTATGCTGATAAGCATAATAATAATCATCTTTGGATTAGAATTAATTATATTTGGGATAATTCCAAGTGTATACGAATTAGTCAGAATCGGATTATTTTT includes the following:
- a CDS encoding ABC transporter ATP-binding protein encodes the protein MNNIQAVLETKQLTKKYNGTPVVNNLNIKINQGEIFGFLGPNGAGKTTTILMILGLTEPSSGEVNVFGYNSTKEPLQVKRITSYLPEKVGFYEDMSAFENLSYIARLNHIPEKKAKDTIDEVLNLVGLKDVTNVEVGKFSKGMKQRLGIGTVFIKKPKLAILDEPTTGIDPKGVEEILDLIIKINKEENITIFLCSHLLYQVQKICSKIGIFSKGKMVANGSLEEISKEILPEKSNRLEISYQEDKDVIRLIQDIQKIDGILRVEKRAKELSLEQIYTKYFREES
- a CDS encoding ABC transporter permease subunit, whose translation is MSGLNIIYWKELADYLGSKKFIIIFMIVALTAGSIIFVLSQNISNDVNQFAGENLFLKLFTFSGGTLPSFIFFVSFFGPLIGIIFGFDAINSERTSGTMSTVLSQPVYRDALINGKFLAGLTTIAVMLISIIIIIFGLELIIFGIIPSVYELVRIGLFFMLSIIYIGFWMGLGILFSIIFKQTATSALVSIMVWIFFTFFILMVANVVADQVAPIRQDASLDAIAKNEDVRSMILRISPLILFQESTTAILNPSVRFFGIASALKSSDVILSPLSIGQSLLVVWPQFVALIALTLICFAISYIVFMRQEIRST